GGTGGGACCCATGCATATAGGTTCTATCATGCATGAGTCTCACCAATGTGTATTGATTATGTGAAAGTTGTGCAAAAAGGTTGtgaaataatcatttttctttggtgAGGGAAATCATGCCACGTTGGGTTTGGGTGATGGGAGTACAATCAGTTATAAATGTTacatgcacatttttttttacatcttcCATATATcgtttttttaaatcaatcattgaatatgtAGAACTCATATGTGGTCCTTGTGAGTCctacaaatccaaaaattaatttagaaaaaaagatGTATGGGAGATGCACaagaaatgtaaaaaaattatttttcttatggTTATTATCTTTAATTGTAATCGCCTTAAAAAGTAATCATATTTTCATAAGCGCTCCTCTTTAGGCGgttaaagattttaaaataaccGCCGTTAGCAGTTATTAAAACTCATAACCGCTCTCTAAGTATGAgcctattttagtattttgagcCTTCCTTTAGCTTCTTTTTAAGACCCGTTTTTCATTCTCATGCCCAACTTTAtccatatatttttcaaatctacAATTAAATCTATATGATCCATATGTAGGTCATACTGGTCcaattgtgaatttaaaaagagaaatgctagagcatctactttggtttttttttttgggtcattcTGTGCTGACTTgacactatttttttaataaataataataataaaaaagcttGAAACTGATTCTTTCTCTATTCCTCTTATCTTCTGTGCCAAGTTAGCacaaaaagatttaaaaaggACCACAGTAGATGCTCTAGTATTTATCCTCTAAAAAGAGTTGGACAATAATTAAAAGAATAGCaaatctctttatatatatatataatatcaggTCTCTTATAAATTAATTAGAAGGTTTCAAGTAGTTGCTATGAAACttagagaaaaaatatatataaatctttgGATGAAAGACATGCACGAAATATCATTGATCTTGAAAACAATGATTTAGTCACAATAATACTTGATGAAACATATTAACTTAGCAAACTAACTGAGAGACGCTACATGTACGTACAATCAATCTTGGTCTCATATGGGCATTTTATGAGTTTCAAAATCAATAACCCAGCAAATTGCAGGAAAATAAGAATAACTTCTCCAATAACCCCTCAAACAAGTTTCAATATGAATAACCCAATTTTAAACTAGCAGAAAACATGAATAACTCCTCCAATAACCCAATAACTTTCACAATTATCCAATCACAAAGTTAAGGATATCAcacttgttagtattttatgttggctacattctggatgacaaaacactttatgtaatggttgcaaattaataggatgatcggttcttattcagagtcttcatatattcggacagtgttcatttcaaaacatgtaactgatcacaagtttctagaagatgtccatgaagattccttgcaaataccaagacagaaaaaccagttcttgtgcaaccgtccagacgccctgtagtgtctagcagattgagttgaagacagagcaacaccgttcggacgctgtccaacatttcagaatattccagtgtttcGTTAGAATGCGGAaatgagttatagcgaagaccgtccggacgctcggccaagccgtccagacgtatacttgttatggaaagaattgcgctattctttcggacgctcgacagccagagtccaaACTTGTCCAGATTTAggatttctgtaagcctataaatagatggctctaggcttgtaaattgtaagaattctgtaacgaattccacaatgcttagagagggtgtttagggagaatcgaagatccgatAAGCTAGCtttctagccgttgccggtgtgtgctcaacagttcgtgtgaagtctatcttaggggtcggccctaaagtaaatgaatccatcaaagacctcttcaagtatgAGAattggttaggaagcgttcacgatgtgCTTCGTGTTAtaattaaaggtatgactactgcaataggtttgtgagtacgagtactttgtaacttgctttgtttttggatagtggagttcttaGGTTTGGttaccccgaagtggtttttctcttcacagagttttcacttcgtcaacaaatatattgtcttctttaaattccgtatttaagatattttattgcacacaaacacacacttggtttatttagaagtcaatatttaatttttcgaCACTCAAGGTGCATGAACatcacaaatacaaatacaagaTTGCAAATCCATTACAAATCTAAAATTCGTGTAAAAAATGACGTcgtattgtattttttattttatttaatatgtattatataCAAGGGTGAGCGGTTATGCGGTTATTAGGCTGCTAATAACCGCTTGCTTGTACACACATTTATAAGAGTATGACAAATAGTATTATtttaaagggaaaagtacacatatctccctcaaactactactcaattgtcaatgtctccccaaactaccaattgtttCAATGTCTCCCCTCAAACTattaaaacatgtcaatgtctcccttaagaccaacaaaaaaacaaaaatgactataaatttttttcaataagacaaaaatatctttataaattcgaaaaaaactaaaacaaaaaaaaaataaaaaataaaaaacgaaaaagaactttttttttttttaaaaaaaaaaatctgaaaattattattttttagaatagtttttttttttttttaataattttatgaagggcatttttgtcattagatgggacattgacattttttagtagtttagggagaagattgacacaattggtagtttggggggtacattgacaatgatgtgatAGTTTGAAGAGGTCATGTGTGCTTTTTCATATTCTAAAATAAAGGGTAACAAATagtatttctctttattttaaagtaatgctatttGTCACCCTTCCATTACGTCCTCACAACATTTTGGGGCACGGGATTGGTTATTTAGTTGTGGGAACCATGCCGCGTGAGACTAAGGTGATGGGATGAGGTGCCAAATAGCATTACTTTCTATTTTATAACCAATAATTATATAAGTAGGacttttgttatctttttagAATTCAACTTATGTGTTGTAGTTTTAAATTACAACACATTTGCTGTAAATTTAATGAACGGCTTAGATTGTTTCAAATGCCCTTTAACCACAGTGTTGTTGTTTTTTACTCAAAGTTGTCTTCTCGTGGTTTCCTGTTTGACGTCGTTTAAGGGTAGTGAGAACGTCTTCCTCTTCATCTTGCTTCTTCACATCTGTGCAAACTGGCTCTTGGCGCAAACTGTATTGACAAAAATGGGCTCCATtgttcaaagaaagaaagaaaaaaaacaatccTCCTTTGTTTGTCAACGAGAAACAGACCCATTTTGTTACTATTTATTTGCCGAAATAGAATATCAAAAACCCATTTATTTCCATAATTCCTTTTCAACAACTGCAAAGGGAACATATAAAGAGAGAGGCCCATTTTTTGTTCCACTTCATTCATTGAAAATAGAGAGAGGAAGAAACATGGACGTTCAACCCTTAGAAACGAAACTTTCTCACACAAATATCGTAACGCCCAGTGAAATTAATTATATAGCAATTCAATTAATGATTCGCCTCCCGGTAATATTCTACAAAGAATAAGACTCAAAAGTCTCACATTCTTCAGATAGAGCCTGCAACGGAAAACTTTTAACTTTCATACAAAGATAGCTACCAATTAAGCTCACAATCTCATAAACAACTAGTGCAAATATAAAACATTATAACATAAATAACTTTTCCAAGTGTTACGGTCAAAGATCAACATAAtagatataaatattataaaaccaAATCTAAGACTCATAAAGATATAAAATCTCAAAGTCTATACTTAATAAAATGAACTAAATAAATGATTTCGATCATCTCATGGCGAGTATCTCCATCTTCGTCCCACATATCATTCAGATAAACAAAATATAGCTCCTAAAAAATAATCTTGACTATGTCATTCAAAATAATTTGGCGTCTCTCGGAATCCATCATCAACTAAACTATCTATAAAACAACACTTGTTTTATATGTGAAAAATATACAAGTGTAAGTCATGACTTAGTGAGTATAAATACACATAACGTATATGTTATCACATGATGAACTCAAATATTTATGAACCACATGTAGCAATATTAGGTTCCAATTCATCAtggataaaatatatatagtgtatgtTGTAATAAGAGAATCATGTATAAGTTCAACTCCATATTGTTTATCAAAGCCCTTAACCGTTTATTGGTAGGGTTGATGTTGTCCTGATGGACCCGTAGTATAATATTGGTGCCCTTGATATTACCGCATACCATCATATACTAATAGCTCAACTGAGTTCGACTTTGGGTGCCCTATGTTACTAGCAAAGCTGTCGCGGTGGCCTACGCTACTAGCAAAGTTCTAACATGGTCCTAAACCACAATAACATTCACATGCAGAACATGGTATGTCCAATTAGACATTCAAAACCATAAGTTAGGGCACGGAAACTAACTAAATAGCATATGGGCAACAAGATAACAATCTAGTAACACTAATAAAAACAAGCTatgtaataccccaaattttttttataaaacaaatagtattaatatgtatatatatatcttattaaGTTAGTAACTTACTCaataagtagaaaaaaaaaaaaaaagaggaagcaacttgcacggcaagttgatttattttttttaaaattttcttctttcttcttctttcttcttccttcttcgttactttttccttcttcttctattatttcttctctcttcttctttcttcctgaGCACGCAGACACACACAGAGGGAGAAACAAAgagtgagcgagagagagagagagggagagagatgccgatagggagagacagagagatgagaagagagagagatccgggagatcaagagagagagCCGATCGGAGAGGGATTTGAATGGAACCCAGCAACCCGAGAGCCAGAGGACGGCCGGAGATCCCAGTTCTGTGACTTCCGGCGACCTGTAATGTGGTTTTCCGACGAGCTCGAGAACCAGATGTAACCCGAGAGAAGCTTCGATCGTTGAAGCCGTGAAGCTTGGACCCACGACCCGCGAGCCAAACCCGACGGATCCGGGAGAACCCGCCCGACCCGAATCTTCAGGAGGTTcgatcctccatgtccggcGATCCCTGTAGCGGTTTCCGGTGAGCTGTTACCCATGTGCAGCAACCCAGCCGAACCCCGAAGCCCCATGACCCAGAACCTGACCCCGTGACCCGAAGACtcgagaggaagacccggttcttctTGTGCAATTCCGGCGAATTTCCGGCGACTACCAGCAGCTTTTCGGGTGGATTTCTGATTAAATCCTCAAGGTATAAAAACCCTATGATTTAGCTTGGGTATTATGATTTGTGATTATTTTTGGACTTAGGGTTTGGTTGGATTATGTTTGATAAtttgggggttttctatggattgattaggggattttattgattaatgatgGGGTATTGTTGGATGTGTTGTGTTCTTGTTCCGGCTGGTTGTGTGTCGGCAGTGGCCATGGTTAATTGAAATTGGATGTTGGATGTTCTATGGTTTTGGTTAGTAGAGATATGTGTTTTGTGATGAAGGTTTTTACTAGCTGTTTTGGTGTCTATTTCAATTATAATATATTGAGAGATAGGTGTTGGTATTTGGGTTGTTCTAACTAAATCAATTGATGAGTTTTATTGATTGGTTGATTTAATACTTAAATTGAGGATTAATGGCTTTTAAAGAGACTGCTAGTTTGAGTTGGTTAAATTGATCAGTGATGAATTTTAAAGAATAGATTTTCTATGTTGACCATAtggtgttttggagatttgtttTAGGTTCTTTCAATTAGATAGGTATTGGAATGTTATTAGGAGGTATTGGCTAGATATTTATGTGTGATATATATTGTGTTAACTTGGAATGGGTTAAATTTAGTCATAATGGATTGCTAACTGAATTTAAGACTCTAGGTGGCTTTTGTTGTTGATCAATTATGATATGAGGTATTATTGGGATTAGTGTAAGTACTGTGATGGAGTTTCTGTAATGTTAGTTTAGataaatcattttaattttggaGTTCCTATTTTTGGATTACTGTTCAGGTTTTGGGAGAGTATATGAGAGTTGGCTGTTTGGTGTTTTGGCTAAGCCGTGAGTATGGATTGATTTTGGGTGGATTCTTTTTATGAGTTCGGTTTAATATTGGTTGGTTTGAATTATGGAGTCTCGGACTATGAATTTGATAATTTAAGAAAGTTCATTTTTGGGGATTTATGTGAATAGGCCAAATGATTTCTTGCTTTTTATATATTGGAATTGCTAATTATTGAGGATTTAGTTCACTAAGGTAGTGATGTTAGTTAGATTACTCTGATTTTCAAGAAAAGTCATAAGCTATAATTTCAgatatatgttttaattttggatagagattttgtatatttatatataggataaattagtttaagttttagaaTTGAATTTCAGAACGCTCCGCTAAATCCATCCTTGTGCTTGATCTAGGTAAAAGGTCGATTCTGACGCTAATGgaaagtccaggtaaggggatacaacaccgaaaaacccccaacaagattttattacaaatcttttgaaaaagtgttgggaaaTTTTTCAAAGCGTTGCTCATGTgattttaatgccaagctttattactcatatgatattgtttaagaattttgagcatGAATCACAGTTAtggttaagagcatttttaagaattatgatttatgcataattatagttaagattaagagcatttcaaaaattatgaattatgcatactcatAGAGATgataaagagcatttcaaagatatgattacagagaattccaaagtatatgattctattcatgaattcagttttgaaagaaaagagaatctaaagttaaattctgcacatgactacagttataaaagcggctcttacagttttgaaataaagtttacaGATAAAGCaaagcctacagtattacagaaaacgttcatgtgcagtaattgtttaaccttgaagcactactacagttagaattggtacccatagggtagcatggcaagcataccgtaagtaggtgtgtgctaccatccgaggttggccttcacctagggaagatccccaacccggcgactcttctctgtgacgacaggctgagtctataggtcctttggacaaagccaacgtgcgccgctcacgggaattgatggtgtagagtctataagaggttaaaccacagagaaaggattaaggagaaaacagataaaaagatattactggatcataataaactgtcattcttatatcattattcatattctatttaattgttcatatgctatGCCATCTGttctaaaacaatacatttcatttatgaatcatgctttaatatgtgttttcttataaaacataaacaacctAGCATAACACTTCTCagacaattttcataatttgaatctccaacttatattcagtctaaaatcacatatcataatTATATTGctaaacatcatcataatttttaatatacttaaaaatactcaaatcacccaaaataaattaaaatcaacatactattggtttaggtttaaaaatcaatttacattatgcaattcatcatatgtgaaaataattcttatcagtgagtagaataaatctgtcattatgcatgactaaagattatggcataaaggtttataacatgttttattcccctggtgttgtattttccttactgagttgtcgaactcacccctttttcctcCACCCCTTTCCAGATGACAACAGTAAGACGAAGTCTTTTTCCTTGTAAGGGCATAGACCTCGCTGagagcgatagttcgtgatgaactggccaaaccctaatattgtatagtatgtattgttctttttggagttcatgacCTTGTAAAGAATTAGTAATAGAAAGGTTTAATAAAATAggagttttaaatttatatgttgtaaatgcacgcttccatttatatgattttagtactcaaactcacgtttcccttatatactaaaacgggggcgtgacaagcTAGGCTAGGAAAGTTACCTAATTTGAAGAATAAGAACCAAGAGAActtattctttctctctccaaatcactctctcactctcactttAGAATCACATTGATGGAAGGGGCGGAAAtgaagtgaaatggagagggtggttgggggtatttataggttAAAATCGCAGAGGATAAGGTTGATGTGTTATTTTACAGTACTGTCAGTCATCGAATGTTCGGGGTGTACTATTGAATGTATCGAACATTCGGTGTACAGTCTTAGGGTTTTAAGCGAACGTTCGAGTCTAGGGCTACAAGCAAACGATTGGTTGTATTATTGAACGTTTGACCTTCCACTTCGAACGTTCGACTCACTATATTGAACGTTTGATTGTACATAAAGTCAGAAATTTTACCCTTTATCATACCTTAACCTTTCCATTAGATCAACCAAGGCCCACTTAATTCTAATTAATACTTTAAGGTATTACAAAGCTTCTTACATAGTACTTTTACGAGCACGGAGAAGAGAAATAAATGTTGGGTGGTGAAGAAACATGACCCAAATCAACAACGAGAATGATTTTGACTTTCGCTCGAACTGAGGTTTCAAGCGTGACCCATGACCTTGTTGGGTCCTTCAAGCACCACCAAGACTCAACCTAAGACCCAGCTAAATAGTACATTCCAACTCACATGCTTCTCAAGCCAAGACCCGGAGGCAACAACGCGACTGCTAAATAGACTAATCTGGGCAAGAATAATAATCCTCGGAGGATAAGACATGGTTGCTCATATTGacaagaagatgaagaggaagACGCTCCCACTACCCTTAAATGGCGTCAAACAGGAAACCACAAAGAAGACAACTTTGTGTTAAAAATGAACACGTTGTGGTTAAAAGGATTTTGAAACAATCTAAGTCGTTAATTGAATTTACAGCAGACGTGTTGTAGTTTAAAACAACAGCACAGAAGCTAGAtccctaattttatttataaaaagtgATGTGGCTCTTAACATTACAAtcggatcaaaattcaatagtgatacATCTCAAGTTGAGTATATATATGACTTGCAGATTAAGTCTACGACGACTCACACACTTAAAAGCCAGAACAAAAGTTGCAAACTAGCTTTATAAATCGAATTTGGATtccctacaattttaaagaaattgtaaattATCAAATTACATAATTTAGACAGTTTCTTTATGTAGAAAACGCTTGAAAAATGCCAAATATTAAAATTGTGGCATATTATCGAGCCAACcagaaataatttttcttcaaaaaagcTTATTCTACACTTTTACAAAGACacttattattcataaaatcaaaagataattttttactcaaaactTTTATACAACATAGAGAGCAAGTGACCTGGCTAGGGTTTGCAGCAATTGAGAACGCGAGGACGAATCTCATTCTGAATTATTGAATACCTTCACTTTCTGTTGAAGTCCAAACAAAAACATGGCAAAATGGCAACCGCAACGTGAAGACCTTGAAACAGGCTAGGGTCATGGGATGGGAAATGACAATATTTTGTTCCAAACAATAGACCGCTCTGATCCCATCATGCGAAACATAATTGCATACTAAATTACCCTCTTCTTAACCGTAGGAAAAGAGCTTGTCATTTGAGGCGGTGGGGTTTTTTGTTTCAATAATCAAAGGTGAGGTGTTTATAATGGCTGGGGTCAACGCATCCCTTGCAAATGGTTTTGCAATTGCGAGAGGGCCTCATATTTTGAACTGTCCAAACAAATGTTCGGGCATGTAGATCTTATTGAGACTCTCATTTATATACGGATCAGACAAGCTGCAACTCGGTGCATGAATTGCAATTAACTAATCTCAATTTGAAGAAATAAGCAtgtggaaaatgattttcaaatgATGGTTTCCTGTCCCCTGACAggctatttttaataaaaaaaaaaaaatcaaatgtaaTTAAGAAGTGTCATTTGATGTGACATCAAATGAcactttttaattatatatatattttttattacaaagaCCCTGTAAGGGGACAGTTTCTCGTTCTCTGTGTATCACTACTCGTAAGCATGCATACTGATCTCCTTCGAACAAGATGGAGTCCAACCTTAGCCTCACCAAGAGCATAGTGATAAGAAACTAGTAGACACGAACAATAGACatatattttagggaaaatattattttaaccCCCTAAATTACTACATCTTTTGCgtttagccccacaaactgccaacgcTCCGACTTCGGCCTACAAAATTACcgaaacctttgaaaaatgcattatttggcgaaatatctctATATTACTCCTgttacgtgtcatttttcaattaaaaaataaaaaaaaaactaaaaaaactaaatttttatttttatgtaaaaaaaaaatagaaaatatgggaTTTTGGAGTGTttgctgagccacccccttggggaggggggtggcttACATGCCATccttgcccttgggggtggccgagcgccactcccagccactgggggtaaCCACGCGGCCACACCCGACCCCAAGGGTGGCTGTGCGCCACCCCTCGAGCCCTAGGAAAgccaccccgaaatccattTGGCCAAGCAACCCCAAGGGGGTTGGGGGGTGgtgcacggccacccccaaagggctggggtggcttgcgagccacctCCCGACCACtacacctctgggggtggctcataGGCCACCcaattttccctattttttttgaaaaagaaattaagattttttttttttttttcgtttactttttttttaaaaaaatatttttttaattaaaaaatgacacgtggcaggggtaatacGAGAATATTTCGTCAAAtgtgacatttttcaaaggttttggtaattTGGAGGGCCGGAGTCGGAGTGTGGCAGTTTGTGGAGCTAAACGCAAAACGAGTAGTAATTTGGAGGGCTAAACTGtaaatttttctatattttatgttttctaacCGTCACTAGTGAAACTCAAATCTATGGCCTTGAAATCACCAAATCATATATTGGAAATAAGCTTTATCACTAAATCATCAGTAGCCATTGTAATATGTCAAAATAGTGGAGATAAACCCTTAACCTCTCTAAATTAGGGAGGTTACATCCAATTTGTGGTGTTAAATCTAACCTCTAGTTAAGGttatgattaatatatatatatataggctccCTTCTAGCAGACAATTTTCGGATGATGACTACAACGTAAAGAGTTACTAACAGACACCTTTTGGCTTATTATTACAAGGTAATGTGTTGGTATATATCCAAAGTTTTGGAAGAGTAGGCATATTTAAGCCAAAATGATCTGATCACTATAAATCACCTTTGATTATATGTAATAGACTGCAGTAATCCCACATGGCAAGGATAGTTTTTCACTTGGATTACTTCATTATCTGTATAACTCTTGCATTGTCAATCAGCTGCAGGGCATGTGGCTGTACAACGGAGAATACTAGTCCCTTCTTCATATTTGGGGACTCAACTGTTGATCCTGGCAACAATAATTACATCAACACTATTCCGGAAAACCAGGCAGATTACAAGCCATACGGACAGAATGGCTACTTCGGAGAACCCACAGGACGCTTTTCTGATGGCCGTGTGATTGTAGATTTCATAGGTAATCATAattctctttaattaattactctACCATGTTTCAAAGCAAGTATAACATgggtttcttaattaattagaactttcaacttttttatttaatggaaaatactaGAAATACTCTCATTTATGCCCTAACATTGCGTTAGCCCAAAAAAATTTGCCGAGCTGGCCTCTTCCATGAGTAGCCGATCGACCAACCCCCAAACAAATCTCCGAGAGTGGTCGCACCATCTCTAGTATCATCGGGGTTGTCCTGACCACCCACACGTGGTGGTTGAGGGTAGCGCCGACTAGCTAAGTAAaagtgcaaatttttttttattaacgttacaatgccacatcagcacGTAAGAGGGGGCtggataaaatattaaaataggaGTATAGCCAGCATTactctcttatttttatttttttttcatatatgcCAACAAGCATGAAACTTACCAAGCTTAATTATCCTGTTGATACAGCGGAATATGCAAAGTTGCCAATTATTGCTCCATTTTTGCAACACTCAGCCGAATTTATCAACGGCGTTAACTTTGCCTCTGGTGGGGCTGGCATCCTCCCAGAAACCAATCAAGGACAAGTAGGAAATTTACTAaaacgtttttcttttttaccattatttgatttgtgagaaaaacatatatatctATGGATTATATTCCTTTTTATGAGAAATTTCATCAGGGGCTTTTTAAAGTAATTGATTAATGTTGTTATTAGGTGATTGATCTTCAgacacaaataaaaaatttcgaaGAGGTCGTTGAAAAATCATTAACAGAAAAGTTAGGGGACGGCAGAGCAAAGAAGCTGATCTCAGAAGCTGTTTACTTCGTTAGTATCAGAAGCAATGACTATATGGGTGGTTATTTAGGTAATCCAAAAATGCAGGAATATTATAACCCTGAACAATATGTTGGGATGGTAATTGGGAACTTGACTCGGGCAATTCAAGTAAGCTTTTTCCTTCACAAATAAACTAAGAGTAATTAATGTTATTCTTCGTACCCGTTAATTATATATTACGTACAActctagctagctagctgcAGATGTCGTATTAACGATTGGATCTTTTATTCAGGTGCTGTATGAGAAAGGGGGTAGAAAATTTGGGTTTCTAAGCTTGTCTCCACTAGGTTGCTTACCAGCCCTTAGAGCTCTAAACCCCAAAGCCAGCGAGGGTGGTTGTTTTGAAGAAGCATGTGCACTCGCACAAGCACATAATAATGCTTTAAAAGCTGTCCTGGCAAACCTTGAACATCTATTGCGAGGATTCAAGTACTGCAACTCCAAGTTCTATGATTGGCTTCATGAGAGAATAAACAATCCCTCCAAGTATGGTACGTGTGCTATCTGCATGCATGCAGAACTCAGGGTTCATTTTTGTTCGTGCATCAGTGCATGTCAATGTATTGccatatatatagccataatcTGCAGAGGGTACTGTAATTAATAGATTAGatttctaattaattaagagtCACAACTTTTGCTCGTGAAGGTTTCAAGGATGGAGTGAATGCATGCTGTGGAACCGGACCATACGGGGGCATCTTCACCTGTGGAGGCACAAAGAAGGTCCAAGATTACCAATTATGCGACGACGCCGGCGATTATGTATGGTGGGATTCTTTCCATCCAACAGAGAAAATACATGAGCAATTTGCCAAGGCTCTCTGGAATGGTCCCACTTCCTCTGTAGGGCCATTCAACCTAGCTACAAGACCTCTTCCTTAGAAAAGATCAGAACCTCACCATTGCTGATGAAGTTGACGACCCTGATAGCCAGCACTTCCCCTACGAATCAGGATTACTTTCGGGCCCAGTGATCCTGTTTTCTCAGTATCGATCAACATGTTATTTGAGCAGTGCTTGTTTGTTACTCACAGTCACTGCTACCAGTTGA
The Alnus glutinosa chromosome 14, dhAlnGlut1.1, whole genome shotgun sequence genome window above contains:
- the LOC133856894 gene encoding GDSL esterase/lipase 5-like; the encoded protein is MARIVFHLDYFIICITLALSISCRACGCTTENTSPFFIFGDSTVDPGNNNYINTIPENQADYKPYGQNGYFGEPTGRFSDGRVIVDFIAEYAKLPIIAPFLQHSAEFINGVNFASGGAGILPETNQGQVIDLQTQIKNFEEVVEKSLTEKLGDGRAKKLISEAVYFVSIRSNDYMGGYLGNPKMQEYYNPEQYVGMVIGNLTRAIQVLYEKGGRKFGFLSLSPLGCLPALRALNPKASEGGCFEEACALAQAHNNALKAVLANLEHLLRGFKYCNSKFYDWLHERINNPSKYGFKDGVNACCGTGPYGGIFTCGGTKKVQDYQLCDDAGDYVWWDSFHPTEKIHEQFAKALWNGPTSSVGPFNLATRPLP